A genomic segment from Triplophysa dalaica isolate WHDGS20190420 chromosome 22, ASM1584641v1, whole genome shotgun sequence encodes:
- the fut10 gene encoding alpha-(1,3)-fucosyltransferase 10, whose amino-acid sequence MMRISVRKLCAVCLCACACASLFLYISIFQVGQTADTQLIGKRTPKASDVQDPVIVWWSPVSGEQGRVADCGRNRCVFTTNRSHHSHPQTRAFLFYGTDFSAESLPLPRSDEHHWALFHEESPKNNYKLFHPPLITLFNHTATFSRHSHLPLTTQHLESLSALTSPTHLLPLSLKNQRRKTLAPVAYVQSDCDPPSDRDVYVQELMRHIQVDSYGACLHNKDLPSHLRDSAAMEHEDLYHLLSQYKFLLAFENAVCEDYITEKLWRPLKMGVVPVYYGAPNVGMWLPDDRSAVVVNPDQPPEELARYLKRLDTHDEEYSQYLQWKHKRRISNVNLVKRLRERQWSVHDVTQENVIDAFECLVCNRVWENIHRHKQKLAAKVWRAEETHLMCPPPKLFHFPASPPNGSYLRSIWRASYDQSKKEAGALRRLIERNTNFTDTHFWSEVFIM is encoded by the exons aTGATGCGAATCTCCGTCAGAAAACTTTGCGCTGTGTGTCTGTGCGCGTGCGCGTGCGCCAGTCTGTTTCTTTACATCTCCATATTTCAG gTCGGGCAGACCGCTGACACACAGCTCATCGGGAAGAGAACGCCGAAAGCCTCAGACGTCCAGGACCCCGTCATCGTGTGGTGGTCTCCAGTGAGCGGAGAGCAGGGGCGGGTGGCAGACTGTGGACGTAACAGATGTGTCTTCAccacaaacagatctcatcattcTCATCCACAGACACGAGCCTTCCTCTTTTACG GTACGGATTTCAGCGCTGAAAGTCTTCCTCTGCCGAGAAGCGACGAGCATCACTGGGCTCTGTTCCACGAGGAGTCGCCCAAAAATAACTACAAGCTCTTTCACCCGCCGCTCATCACACTGTTCAACCACACGGCCACCTTCAGCCGTCACTCTCACCTGCCCCTCACCACACAACACCTGGAGAGCCTCAGCGCTCTCACATCACCAACACACCTGCTCCCTCTGTCCCTCAAAAACCAGCGGAGGAAAACCCTGGCGCCCGTGGCCTACGTCCAGTCCGACTGCGACCCGCCGTCCGATCGAGACGTGTACGTCCAGGAGCTGATGCGTCACATTCAGGTGGACTCTTACGGAGCGTGTCTTCACAATAAAGACCTGCCGTCCCATCTGAGAGACTCGGCGGCGATGGAGCATGAGGATCTCTATCACCTCCTCTCTCAGTATAAATTCCTCCTGGCCTTCGAGAACGCTGTCTGTGAGGATTACATCACGGAGAAACTCTGGAGACCTCTGAAGATGGGGGTCGTGCCCGTCTATTATGGAGCTCCCAACGTTGGCATGTGGCTGCCGGACGACAGAAGCGCGGTGGTGGTGAATCCAGACCAGCCGCCTGAGGAACTGGCTCGGTATTTAAAGAGACTGGACACACATGACGAGGAATATTCTCAGTATCTGCAGTGGAAACACAAGCGGCGGATCTCCAATGTCAATCTGGTGAAGCGTCTGAGAGAACGTCAGTGGAGCGTTCATGACGTCACTCAAGAAAACGTCATAGATGCGTTTGAGTGTCTGGTGTGTAACAGAGTGTGGGAGAACATCCACAGACACAAACAG AAGCTGGCGGCTAAAGTGTGGCGAGCCGAAGAGACTCATCTGATGTGTCCTCCTCCCAAACTCTTCCACTTCCCTGCGAGCCCCCCGAACGGCTCGTATCTGAGGAGCATCTGGAGAGCAAGTTATGATCAATCAAAGAAAGAAGCCGGCGCTCTGAGACGACTTATtgagagaaacacaaacttCACTGACACACACTTCTGGAGTGAAGTCTTCATCATGTGA